A part of Bacillus thuringiensis genomic DNA contains:
- the lrgA gene encoding antiholin-like murein hydrolase modulator LrgA → MSTKKVYSFLSQAFIFSAIMLVSNIIATHLPIPMPSSVIGLVILFSLLCLKVIKLEQVESLGTALTGIIGFLFVPSGISVINSLGVMGQYFVQILTVIVVATIILLAVTGLFAQFILGKDDKEIEDTKELKVVNKGRKHGKVA, encoded by the coding sequence ATGAGTACGAAAAAAGTATATAGTTTCTTATCACAAGCATTCATATTTTCAGCTATTATGTTAGTTTCTAATATTATTGCAACACATTTACCAATTCCGATGCCTTCATCAGTGATCGGATTAGTTATTCTATTTAGCTTATTATGTTTAAAAGTTATTAAATTGGAACAAGTTGAATCACTCGGAACAGCTTTAACAGGTATTATCGGATTCCTTTTCGTTCCATCAGGTATTTCGGTTATTAATTCTCTCGGTGTAATGGGACAATATTTTGTACAAATTTTAACTGTAATTGTTGTTGCAACAATTATTTTACTCGCTGTAACAGGGTTATTTGCACAATTCATTTTAGGAAAAGATGACAAAGAAATAGAAGATACGAAAGAATTGAAAGTAGTAAATAAAGGACGCAAGCACGGAAAAGTTGCGTAA
- a CDS encoding LytR/AlgR family response regulator transcription factor, whose product MLKVLVVDDEMLARDELKYLLEQTKEVEIIGEADCVEDALEELMRNKPDIVFLDIQLSDDNGFEIANILKKMKNPPAIVFATAYDQYALQAFEVDALDYILKPFDEERIVQTLKKYKKQKQIKLETKQEVKSIDVTTEMHKLALPIEESIVLVNIEDIIYVGLVDGKVTVKTTRETYVTHDTLVILEKKLPQASFMRVHRSFIANINHITEIQPWFNSTYNLIMKEGSKVPVSRTYAKELKKLLRI is encoded by the coding sequence GTGTTAAAAGTATTAGTAGTTGATGATGAAATGTTAGCGCGTGATGAATTGAAATATTTATTAGAGCAAACGAAAGAAGTAGAGATAATTGGTGAGGCGGATTGTGTAGAGGATGCATTAGAGGAATTAATGAGAAACAAGCCAGATATTGTGTTCCTAGACATTCAATTATCTGATGATAACGGATTTGAAATCGCAAATATATTAAAGAAGATGAAAAATCCCCCTGCAATTGTCTTTGCTACTGCCTATGATCAATATGCATTGCAAGCATTTGAAGTAGATGCGTTAGACTACATTTTAAAGCCATTTGATGAAGAACGTATCGTACAGACATTAAAGAAATATAAAAAGCAAAAACAAATAAAATTAGAAACAAAACAAGAAGTAAAGAGTATAGACGTAACGACCGAGATGCATAAATTAGCATTACCAATTGAAGAATCGATTGTACTTGTGAATATTGAAGATATTATATATGTAGGACTTGTAGACGGAAAGGTGACAGTAAAAACGACGAGAGAAACATATGTAACACACGATACACTTGTCATTTTGGAAAAAAAGTTGCCGCAAGCAAGTTTTATGCGTGTCCATCGTAGTTTTATTGCAAATATTAATCATATTACAGAAATACAACCATGGTTCAATTCTACATATAATTTAATTATGAAAGAAGGATCAAAAGTACCTGTTAGCCGTACATATGCAAAAGAACTCAAAAAGCTACTTCGTATTTAA
- a CDS encoding efflux RND transporter permease subunit has product MNKIINFSLKNKFAVWLLTIIVTIAGIYSGLNMKLETIPDITTPVVTVTTVYPGATPEEVADKVSKPMEEQLQNLSGVNVVSSSSFQNASSIQVEYDFDKNMEKAETEIKEALANVKMPEGVKDPKVSRVNFNAFPVISLSVASKNESLATLTENVEKNVVPGLKGLDGVASVQISGQQVDEVQLVFKKDKMKELGLSEDTVKNVIKGSDVSLPLGLYTFKDTEKSVIVDGNITTIKALKELKIPAVPSAPSAQGSQNAGASAQTPQMNPAAMNGIPTVTLDEIADIKEVGKAESISRTNGKEAIGIQIVKAADANTVDVVNAVKDKVKDLEKKYKDLEIISTFDQGAPIEKSVETMLSKAIFGAIFAIVIIMLFLRNIRTTLISVVSIPLSLLIAVLVIKQMDITLNIMTLGAMTVAIGRVVDDSIVVIENIYRRMSLSEEKLRGKDLIREATKEMFVPIMSSTIVTIAVFLPLGLVKGMIGEMFLPFALTIVFALLASLLVAVTIVPMLAHSLFKKESMREKEVHHEEKPSKLANGYKRILAWALNHKIITSSIAVLLLVGSLALVPIIGVSFLPSEEEKMIITTYNPEPGQTLEDVEKIATKAEKHFQDNKDVKTIQFSLGGENPMSPGQSNQAMFFVQYDNDTKNFEKEKEQVVKDLQKMSGKGEWKNQDFGASGGSNEIKLYVYGDSSEDIKPVVKDIQTIMKKNKDLKDIDSSIAKTYAEYTLVADQEKLSKMGLTAAQIGMGLSNQHDRPVLTTIKKDGKDVNVYVEAEKQNYETIDDLTNRKITTPLGTEVAVKDVMTVKEGETSNTVKHRDGRVYAEVSAKLISDDVSKASAAVQKEVDKMALPSGVDVSMGGVTKDIEESFKQLGLAMLAAIAIVYFVLVVTFGGALAPFAILFSLPFTIIGALVALLISGETLSVSAMIGALMLIGIVVTNAIVLIDRVIHKENEGLSTREALLEAGATRLRPILMTAIATIGALIPLALGFEGSGLISKGLGVTVIGGLTSSTLLTLLIVPIVYEVLSKFKKKKAK; this is encoded by the coding sequence ATGAACAAAATCATTAATTTCTCGTTAAAAAATAAGTTCGCAGTTTGGCTACTAACCATTATTGTTACCATTGCAGGTATTTATTCTGGGCTGAATATGAAGCTGGAAACAATTCCTGATATTACAACACCGGTTGTAACAGTAACTACGGTTTATCCTGGTGCTACACCAGAAGAAGTAGCTGACAAAGTTTCAAAACCGATGGAAGAGCAACTACAAAATTTAAGTGGTGTAAATGTTGTTAGCTCATCATCTTTTCAAAACGCATCTTCTATTCAGGTAGAATATGATTTTGATAAAAACATGGAAAAAGCTGAAACAGAAATTAAAGAAGCTCTCGCAAACGTGAAGATGCCAGAAGGCGTAAAGGACCCTAAGGTTTCACGTGTAAACTTCAATGCCTTTCCAGTGATTTCGTTAAGCGTAGCAAGTAAAAATGAATCTTTAGCTACCTTAACTGAGAATGTAGAAAAGAATGTTGTTCCAGGTTTAAAAGGACTTGATGGAGTCGCATCTGTTCAAATTTCAGGTCAACAAGTAGATGAAGTACAACTTGTCTTCAAAAAAGATAAGATGAAAGAATTAGGTTTAAGTGAAGATACTGTAAAAAATGTGATTAAAGGATCGGATGTATCTTTACCACTTGGCTTATATACATTTAAAGACACGGAAAAATCAGTTATTGTAGATGGAAATATTACAACAATTAAAGCATTAAAAGAGCTAAAAATCCCAGCTGTACCTTCAGCCCCTAGCGCTCAAGGTAGTCAAAATGCTGGAGCTAGTGCACAAACGCCGCAAATGAATCCAGCCGCTATGAATGGAATTCCAACCGTTACATTAGACGAAATTGCTGACATTAAAGAAGTTGGGAAAGCAGAATCTATTTCTCGAACGAATGGAAAAGAAGCAATTGGAATTCAAATTGTGAAGGCCGCTGATGCAAATACGGTTGATGTTGTAAATGCAGTGAAAGATAAAGTAAAAGACCTTGAGAAAAAATATAAAGACTTAGAAATCATCTCAACATTCGACCAAGGTGCACCTATTGAGAAATCAGTAGAAACAATGCTGAGCAAAGCCATTTTCGGGGCTATCTTTGCGATTGTTATTATTATGTTGTTCCTACGAAATATCCGAACAACATTAATCTCTGTCGTTTCTATACCACTTTCTTTATTAATTGCTGTATTAGTCATAAAGCAAATGGATATTACGCTTAACATTATGACACTTGGAGCGATGACAGTCGCTATCGGGCGTGTTGTTGATGACTCCATTGTTGTTATTGAAAATATTTACCGACGTATGTCGTTATCAGAAGAGAAACTGCGCGGAAAAGATTTAATTCGTGAAGCTACGAAGGAAATGTTTGTCCCAATTATGTCTTCTACTATCGTAACCATTGCTGTATTCTTACCGCTTGGGCTAGTAAAAGGTATGATTGGTGAAATGTTCTTACCATTTGCCTTAACTATTGTCTTCGCTTTATTAGCATCATTACTAGTAGCAGTTACAATCGTACCAATGCTAGCTCACTCTTTATTTAAGAAAGAGAGCATGAGGGAAAAAGAAGTACATCATGAAGAAAAACCAAGTAAATTAGCAAACGGGTATAAACGCATACTTGCATGGGCTTTAAATCACAAAATTATTACATCAAGTATCGCTGTCCTTCTATTAGTTGGTAGTCTTGCACTAGTGCCAATTATCGGTGTAAGTTTCTTACCATCTGAAGAAGAAAAGATGATCATTACAACATACAACCCTGAACCAGGGCAAACGTTAGAAGACGTTGAAAAAATTGCAACGAAAGCTGAGAAGCACTTCCAAGATAATAAAGACGTCAAAACAATTCAATTCTCATTAGGTGGCGAAAACCCAATGAGTCCTGGTCAATCCAACCAGGCAATGTTCTTCGTGCAATATGATAACGACACGAAAAACTTCGAAAAAGAGAAAGAACAAGTCGTTAAAGATTTACAGAAGATGTCTGGAAAAGGCGAATGGAAAAACCAAGATTTCGGAGCAAGTGGCGGTAGTAATGAAATTAAACTATACGTTTACGGAGATAGCTCGGAAGACATTAAGCCTGTCGTAAAAGATATTCAAACTATCATGAAAAAAAATAAAGACTTAAAAGATATAGACTCCAGTATTGCAAAAACGTACGCAGAGTATACTTTAGTCGCAGATCAAGAAAAACTAAGTAAAATGGGTCTAACGGCTGCACAAATTGGAATGGGACTCTCTAATCAACATGATCGCCCTGTTCTGACAACAATTAAAAAAGACGGTAAAGATGTCAATGTATATGTAGAAGCTGAAAAACAAAATTATGAAACAATCGATGACTTAACAAATCGAAAAATTACAACACCACTTGGTACTGAAGTGGCTGTGAAAGATGTTATGACTGTAAAAGAAGGTGAAACTTCTAATACAGTGAAACACCGCGATGGCCGCGTTTATGCGGAAGTAAGCGCAAAACTAATATCTGATGACGTTTCAAAAGCATCTGCCGCTGTTCAAAAAGAAGTAGATAAAATGGCTCTTCCTTCGGGCGTAGATGTTTCTATGGGCGGCGTTACAAAAGATATTGAAGAATCATTCAAGCAACTTGGCTTAGCGATGTTAGCTGCGATTGCCATTGTATACTTCGTTCTTGTCGTTACATTTGGCGGTGCTCTTGCACCATTCGCAATTTTATTCTCGCTACCATTTACAATTATCGGAGCTCTTGTTGCCTTATTAATCTCTGGTGAAACGTTAAGTGTATCTGCAATGATTGGTGCGCTTATGTTAATCGGTATTGTTGTAACAAACGCAATCGTGCTTATCGACCGCGTTATTCATAAAGAAAATGAAGGTCTATCAACACGTGAAGCTTTATTAGAGGCTGGTGCTACACGCCTTCGCCCTATTTTAATGACTGCAATTGCAACAATCGGGGCTCTTATCCCGCTTGCATTAGGATTTGAAGGTAGCGGCTTAATTTCTAAAGGCCTTGGTGTAACAGTAATTGGTGGATTAACAAGTTCAACGTTATTAACACTTCTTATTGTTCCAATCGTTTATGAAGTATTAAGCAAGTTCAAAAAGAAAAAAGCAAAATAA
- a CDS encoding AI-2E family transporter: MQIKNLFQSKGFQRFLVLVILALVLYGLQSMLNLILITFILTYLMDRFQKFISRKLDHFMPINRKIIIAFLYVMLIGGIAITLFKYLPVLTIQISQLIYQFNVFLRNPPDSELIKYAVNAVNHMELSKYVGQGVDILYKSITNVGKFGLQVLLSLILSLFFLLEKARIVAFTAKFKESRLAIFYTEIEYFGKKFARSFGKVIEAQFLIAVVNCVLSVIALWILGFPQLLGLALMIFLLGLIPVAGVIISLFPLCMIAYNIGGIMYVVYILIIVTVIHALESYVLNPKFMSQKTNLPIFYTFMVLIFSEHFLGVWGLIIGIPIFIFLLDVLDVTSDEMEQDLEKNKVK, from the coding sequence ATGCAAATAAAAAACCTGTTTCAAAGCAAAGGATTTCAGAGGTTTCTCGTATTAGTAATACTTGCTCTCGTGTTATACGGGCTGCAAAGTATGTTGAATTTAATTTTAATTACGTTTATTCTCACGTATTTAATGGATCGATTCCAAAAGTTTATTTCCCGCAAATTAGATCATTTCATGCCCATTAACCGAAAAATTATTATAGCATTTCTATATGTAATGTTAATTGGTGGAATTGCTATTACGCTATTTAAATATTTACCAGTATTAACGATACAAATTTCACAATTGATTTATCAATTTAACGTATTTTTAAGAAACCCACCGGATAGTGAATTAATTAAGTATGCAGTTAATGCTGTTAATCATATGGAACTTTCGAAATATGTAGGACAAGGCGTTGACATTTTGTATAAATCGATTACGAATGTTGGGAAATTTGGCCTTCAAGTGTTACTTTCTTTAATTTTAAGTTTATTTTTCTTATTGGAGAAAGCTCGTATTGTTGCTTTTACTGCAAAGTTTAAAGAAAGCCGACTTGCAATTTTCTATACTGAAATTGAGTACTTCGGTAAGAAATTTGCACGTTCATTCGGAAAAGTAATCGAAGCACAATTTTTAATTGCAGTTGTTAACTGTGTTTTATCCGTTATTGCACTATGGATATTAGGATTTCCGCAATTATTAGGTTTAGCGTTAATGATCTTCTTGCTCGGTTTAATTCCAGTAGCTGGGGTTATCATTTCGTTATTCCCGCTTTGTATGATTGCTTACAATATCGGCGGTATTATGTACGTTGTTTATATTTTAATTATCGTAACAGTAATTCATGCACTTGAAAGTTACGTGCTAAATCCGAAGTTTATGTCGCAAAAAACAAATTTACCGATTTTCTATACATTTATGGTATTAATCTTCTCAGAACACTTCTTAGGTGTATGGGGACTAATTATCGGTATTCCAATCTTCATTTTCTTATTAGATGTTTTAGATGTAACAAGTGATGAAATGGAGCAGGACTTGGAAAAAAACAAGGTGAAGTAA
- the msrB gene encoding peptide-methionine (R)-S-oxide reductase MsrB translates to MAVNEKVELATFAGGCFWCMVSPFEEMEGIIKVVSGYTGGHKENPTYKEVCSETTGHYEVVQITFDANKMPYEELLNIYWRQIDPTDIGGQFHDRGQSYETVIFYHNEEQHKKAEASKEELAKSGRFSKPIATQILSATTFYPAEEYHQGYHKKNTFRYELYRKGSGRDAFIKQHWPKDNAHLKEELNEMQFYVTQENGTEPPFRNEYWNHKEEGLYVDIVSGEPLFTSIDKFDSGCGWPSFMKPVMSASVKEKMDVSHNMTRTEVRSKEGDSHLGHVFPDGPGPDGLRYCINSAALRFIPKEELEKEGYGDFLILFGNKK, encoded by the coding sequence ATGGCTGTAAATGAAAAGGTAGAGTTAGCTACATTTGCTGGAGGATGCTTCTGGTGTATGGTTTCGCCATTTGAAGAGATGGAAGGGATTATAAAGGTTGTTTCTGGCTATACAGGTGGTCATAAAGAGAATCCAACGTATAAAGAAGTATGTTCAGAAACGACGGGACACTATGAGGTAGTACAAATTACATTTGACGCAAATAAAATGCCGTATGAAGAGTTATTAAATATATATTGGAGACAAATTGATCCGACTGATATAGGTGGACAATTCCACGATCGCGGACAGTCTTACGAAACGGTGATTTTTTATCATAATGAAGAACAACATAAAAAAGCAGAGGCTTCAAAAGAAGAGCTTGCAAAGAGTGGACGCTTTTCAAAGCCGATTGCGACTCAAATATTATCAGCTACTACGTTTTATCCGGCTGAGGAATATCACCAAGGATATCATAAGAAAAACACATTTCGTTACGAGTTATACCGTAAGGGTTCAGGGCGAGATGCGTTTATTAAACAACATTGGCCAAAAGATAATGCTCATTTAAAAGAAGAACTCAATGAGATGCAGTTTTATGTAACACAGGAAAATGGTACAGAACCACCATTTCGAAATGAGTATTGGAATCATAAAGAAGAAGGTCTTTATGTAGACATCGTTTCAGGTGAGCCTTTGTTTACTTCTATAGATAAATTTGATAGCGGGTGTGGATGGCCTAGTTTTATGAAGCCAGTTATGTCAGCAAGTGTGAAAGAAAAAATGGATGTGAGTCATAATATGACGCGTACAGAAGTGAGAAGTAAGGAAGGAGACTCACATCTGGGGCACGTATTTCCAGACGGTCCAGGACCAGATGGTCTTCGTTACTGTATTAATTCCGCAGCTCTTCGATTTATTCCAAAAGAGGAATTAGAAAAAGAAGGTTATGGTGATTTTCTAATCTTGTTTGGAAATAAAAAATAA
- a CDS encoding MFS transporter codes for MNVTTDVQSTTEETKEKRYKTLFGSALGYAAEGLDMLLLSFVLVYILKEFHLSPVEGGNLTLATTIGMLIGSYLFGFIADLFGRIRTMAFTILLFSLATALIYFATDYWQLLILRFLVGMGVGGEFGIGMAIVTETWSKEMRAKATSVVALGWQFGVLVASLLPAFIVPHFGWRAVFLFGLIPALLAVYVRKSLSEPKIWEQKQRYKKELLQKEAEGNLTTTEAEQLKQMKKFPLRKLFANKKVTITTIGLIIMSFIQNFGYYGIFTWMPTILANKYNYTLAKASGWMFISTIGMLIGIATFGILADKIGRRKTFTIYYVGGTIYCLIYFFLFTDSTSLLWGSALLGFFANGMMGGFGAVLAENYPAEARSTAENFIFGTGRGLAGFGPVIIGLLAAGGNLMGALSLIFIIYPIGLVTMLLCVPETKDKVLE; via the coding sequence ATGAACGTCACTACCGATGTACAATCAACAACAGAGGAGACGAAAGAGAAAAGATATAAAACATTATTTGGCTCTGCGCTAGGATATGCAGCAGAAGGTTTAGATATGTTGCTCTTATCTTTCGTACTCGTCTACATTTTAAAAGAATTTCATTTAAGCCCTGTTGAAGGTGGAAACTTAACATTAGCTACCACAATAGGAATGCTGATCGGGTCTTATTTATTTGGATTTATTGCTGATTTATTTGGGCGTATCCGTACGATGGCCTTTACAATCTTACTATTCTCACTAGCAACAGCACTTATTTATTTCGCAACAGATTATTGGCAATTATTAATTCTTCGCTTTTTAGTTGGAATGGGAGTTGGTGGTGAATTCGGGATTGGGATGGCCATCGTAACTGAAACATGGTCTAAAGAAATGCGTGCTAAGGCGACATCCGTTGTTGCACTTGGATGGCAATTTGGCGTACTAGTCGCTTCACTCCTTCCAGCATTTATCGTCCCGCATTTCGGATGGAGAGCTGTTTTCTTATTTGGACTCATTCCCGCTTTACTAGCTGTCTATGTTCGCAAAAGTTTAAGTGAACCGAAAATATGGGAACAAAAACAACGATACAAAAAAGAATTGTTACAAAAAGAAGCTGAAGGCAATTTAACAACTACTGAGGCAGAACAACTAAAGCAAATGAAAAAGTTCCCACTTCGAAAGTTATTTGCCAATAAAAAAGTAACGATAACAACAATTGGTCTTATTATTATGTCATTCATCCAGAACTTCGGATATTATGGAATTTTCACATGGATGCCAACTATTTTAGCAAATAAATATAACTACACTTTAGCAAAAGCGAGCGGTTGGATGTTCATCTCTACGATCGGCATGCTAATTGGAATTGCGACTTTTGGTATTCTAGCCGATAAAATTGGTCGCCGTAAAACTTTTACAATCTATTATGTCGGTGGTACTATATACTGTCTCATTTACTTCTTCTTATTCACAGACTCAACATCATTGTTATGGGGAAGTGCATTGCTTGGATTCTTTGCCAATGGCATGATGGGAGGATTCGGAGCAGTTTTAGCTGAAAACTATCCTGCTGAAGCTCGCTCGACAGCAGAGAACTTTATTTTCGGAACAGGACGCGGTTTAGCTGGATTTGGGCCTGTTATTATCGGCTTACTTGCTGCAGGTGGAAATTTAATGGGAGCACTATCTCTCATCTTCATTATTTATCCAATCGGTTTAGTTACAATGCTACTATGTGTCCCAGAGACGAAAGATAAAGTATTAGAATAG
- the lrgB gene encoding antiholin-like protein LrgB: MASTMTPYFGIVVSLIAYGIGTLLFKHSKGFFLFTPLFVAMVLGIVFLKVGNFTFEEYNTGGKMISFFLEPATIAFAIPLYKQVDKLKKYWWQILSAIVVGSICSVIVVFIVAKAIGLDTAVMNSMLPQAATTAIALPISESIGGIPAITSFAVIFNAVIVYALGALFLKTFRVKHPIAKGLALGTAGHALGVAVGIEMGEVEAAMASIAVTVVGVVTVVVIPMFMPFIG, from the coding sequence ATGGCAAGCACAATGACTCCATATTTCGGAATCGTAGTTTCATTAATTGCATACGGAATCGGAACATTATTATTTAAGCATTCAAAAGGATTCTTCTTATTCACACCATTATTCGTAGCTATGGTATTAGGGATTGTCTTTCTAAAAGTAGGTAACTTTACTTTTGAAGAATATAATACTGGCGGAAAAATGATTAGTTTCTTCTTAGAACCAGCAACAATCGCGTTTGCAATTCCATTATATAAACAAGTGGACAAGTTAAAAAAATATTGGTGGCAAATTTTATCGGCTATTGTGGTTGGATCTATTTGCTCAGTAATTGTCGTGTTCATTGTTGCAAAAGCAATTGGTCTAGATACAGCGGTAATGAATTCAATGTTACCACAAGCAGCAACAACAGCAATTGCGTTACCGATCTCTGAAAGTATTGGTGGTATACCAGCAATTACATCGTTTGCAGTTATTTTTAACGCGGTTATTGTATACGCATTAGGAGCATTATTCTTAAAAACATTTAGAGTAAAGCATCCAATTGCAAAAGGTTTAGCACTTGGAACAGCGGGTCACGCATTAGGAGTGGCAGTAGGAATTGAAATGGGTGAAGTAGAGGCAGCTATGGCAAGTATTGCTGTAACAGTAGTGGGGGTTGTAACTGTAGTTGTCATACCGATGTTTATGCCATTCATTGGCTAG
- the lytS gene encoding two-component system sensor histidine kinase LytS, with translation MLNLVLMMIERVGLIVILGFLLSHIKTFRRLLHRQDGYVDKLKLICIFSVFTIVSNYTGIEIAGNTIMNENWLQGVSSSSTIANTRIMGVGISGLLGGPIVGIGVGSIAGIHRYMLGGTTALSCAISSILAGVITGYIGYIFKKYNRTITPKFSAVLSVFIVSLEMIMILLIVEDGISIVKTIAIPMILVNSFGSFILLSMIQAILRQEENAKALQTHKVLRIADKTLPYFRQGLTEESCKHVAQIIHRFTGTDAVSLTDTEKILAHVGLASDHHIPSHSLITGLSKEVLHTGKIMKAKSREVINCQHEGCPLQAAIVIPLTSHENTIGTLKLYFKNPNQLSRVEEELAEGLAKIFSTQLELGEAELQSKLLQDAEIKALQAQINPHFLFNAINTVSALCRTDVEKARKLLLQLSVYFRCNLQGARQLLIPLEQELNHVHAYLSLEQARFPNKYEVKMYIEEELKTTLVPPFVLQLLVENALRHAFPKKQPVCEVEVHVFEKEGMVHFEVQDNGQGIESERLGQLGKMVVPSQKGTGTALYNINERLIGLFGKETMLQIESELEQGTKILFVIPKKVGEEKRSVKSISS, from the coding sequence ATGCTAAATTTAGTACTTATGATGATTGAACGTGTCGGACTTATTGTTATTTTAGGGTTTTTACTTTCTCATATTAAAACGTTCAGGCGCCTTCTTCATAGACAAGATGGGTATGTAGATAAGCTTAAGCTTATTTGTATTTTTTCAGTGTTTACAATTGTAAGTAATTACACGGGAATTGAAATTGCAGGGAATACAATTATGAATGAAAATTGGCTACAAGGTGTTTCATCATCGAGTACAATTGCGAATACACGTATTATGGGTGTTGGGATTAGTGGATTGCTTGGTGGTCCTATCGTCGGAATTGGAGTAGGATCGATTGCTGGTATTCACCGTTATATGCTTGGCGGGACGACAGCGCTAAGTTGTGCAATTTCGTCAATTTTAGCAGGTGTTATAACGGGGTATATTGGATACATTTTTAAAAAATATAATCGTACAATTACGCCTAAGTTTTCGGCGGTTTTAAGCGTGTTTATCGTTTCTTTAGAAATGATTATGATCCTATTAATCGTAGAGGATGGAATTAGTATCGTGAAAACAATTGCGATACCAATGATCCTTGTAAATAGTTTCGGAAGTTTTATTTTACTTTCTATGATACAAGCTATTTTGCGCCAGGAAGAGAATGCGAAAGCTTTGCAAACACATAAGGTATTACGAATTGCTGATAAGACATTACCATATTTTCGCCAAGGATTAACAGAAGAGTCTTGTAAACATGTGGCACAAATTATTCACCGCTTTACGGGAACGGATGCGGTATCCTTAACAGATACAGAGAAAATATTAGCTCACGTTGGATTAGCATCAGATCATCATATTCCTTCTCACAGTTTAATAACAGGTTTATCGAAAGAGGTTTTACATACAGGGAAAATAATGAAAGCGAAATCACGTGAGGTTATTAATTGCCAACATGAAGGCTGTCCTCTGCAAGCAGCTATTGTTATTCCATTAACGTCACATGAAAATACGATAGGGACATTAAAACTGTATTTCAAGAACCCTAACCAGTTAAGTCGTGTTGAAGAGGAGCTAGCAGAAGGGTTAGCAAAAATATTTTCCACGCAGCTTGAATTAGGTGAAGCTGAGTTGCAAAGCAAATTATTACAAGATGCAGAGATAAAGGCATTACAAGCACAAATTAACCCGCACTTTTTATTTAATGCGATTAATACAGTATCAGCTTTATGCCGAACAGATGTAGAAAAAGCAAGGAAGTTATTATTACAGCTTAGCGTGTATTTTCGTTGTAATTTACAAGGGGCACGTCAGTTATTGATTCCGCTAGAACAAGAATTAAACCATGTACATGCATATTTATCATTGGAACAAGCACGGTTCCCAAATAAGTATGAAGTGAAGATGTACATTGAGGAAGAGTTAAAGACGACTTTAGTTCCACCATTTGTACTGCAGCTATTAGTTGAAAATGCATTGCGCCATGCTTTTCCGAAAAAGCAGCCAGTGTGCGAAGTTGAGGTACATGTGTTTGAAAAGGAGGGGATGGTGCATTTTGAAGTCCAAGATAATGGACAAGGGATTGAGAGTGAACGTCTCGGACAATTAGGAAAAATGGTAGTTCCATCACAGAAAGGGACTGGAACGGCTTTATATAATATTAATGAACGACTTATCGGGTTATTTGGGAAAGAGACAATGCTTCAAATTGAAAGTGAATTAGAGCAAGGGACAAAGATCCTCTTTGTAATTCCGAAAAAAGTAGGGGAGGAAAAACGGAGTGTTAAAAGTATTAGTAGTTGA